The Gemmatimonadota bacterium genome has a window encoding:
- a CDS encoding M48 family metalloprotease, translated as MIDSVHAISLFERFGRQVVDLLWLPSLEALLLGVLVWVLLFVNPGCPARIRHFLWLLVLAKPLLTLVLPWHGPFEIPWASMASHGVPATGGHSALASVVYAVAGLVWMGFAGFGLYRIGSSVITMTRRRRRSVPVAVPRVAALFDRCLAESGLKRKVALRVSDEFEVPVLIAAGRPAVVIPSWCILELSSAELRQVLLHELAHYARRDHLTVFLIQFSRFFFFFHPAVWYAAYRAGIEAERACDANVVRVSRQPERYASTLLKVATGRVRTHWQAALELARSASMAAQRIRDVLGSTVNRKDRAFFPLLAAGICSLIAVMPLLRPAVETPGDATVPPRTSMPGEPAVPVRIDTVPGTQHHEDPGPETQVARAADAPQAPIRPAIRRTMVDGRPAPRRSMAVMMQKPAVRPPDGKFGSTERERINPAALGHAAAPVIPARTLSAGNQVRQGRIEVQGVGRTGNELFDPGTVSLSAGYFITPTHQFGGVFSIRRPNDTEAFDNTQRSSGAPYGGSLLRARRLAGFGSSSAQGTVIETSDEEQAERITRIGAFYRYNLLVPGDSFTPFFGWGAGMEIRPQNRNMTIIDAGVGLRYFWERHVAVVVQASYRKELDVISRPYPEMTLGFSAIF; from the coding sequence ATGATTGATTCCGTCCACGCCATAAGCCTCTTCGAACGGTTTGGCCGGCAGGTCGTGGACCTGTTGTGGCTTCCGAGCCTGGAAGCGTTGCTTCTGGGCGTCCTGGTCTGGGTGCTGCTGTTCGTGAACCCGGGATGCCCGGCCAGGATACGGCACTTCCTCTGGCTGCTGGTGCTGGCCAAGCCGCTGCTGACCCTCGTGCTGCCCTGGCATGGACCGTTCGAAATCCCGTGGGCGTCGATGGCAAGCCATGGTGTGCCTGCCACGGGCGGTCACAGCGCCCTGGCATCCGTAGTCTACGCCGTCGCGGGTCTGGTCTGGATGGGTTTCGCCGGTTTCGGCCTCTACCGCATCGGTTCATCGGTCATCACCATGACCCGGAGAAGGCGGCGGTCCGTCCCGGTCGCCGTCCCCCGGGTAGCCGCGCTATTCGACCGGTGCCTGGCCGAATCGGGCTTGAAACGCAAAGTGGCCCTGCGGGTCTCCGACGAGTTCGAGGTACCCGTCCTGATCGCCGCCGGGCGCCCCGCCGTCGTGATCCCCTCCTGGTGCATCCTGGAGCTTTCCAGCGCGGAACTCAGGCAGGTCCTGCTTCATGAACTGGCCCATTATGCCCGGCGGGACCACCTTACGGTCTTCCTGATCCAGTTCAGCAGGTTCTTTTTCTTCTTCCACCCGGCGGTATGGTACGCCGCGTATCGTGCCGGGATCGAGGCGGAGCGGGCCTGCGACGCGAACGTCGTGCGTGTTTCCAGGCAACCGGAGCGTTATGCGTCCACCCTGTTGAAGGTAGCCACGGGCAGGGTCCGGACGCACTGGCAGGCCGCCCTCGAACTGGCGCGGTCGGCCTCCATGGCGGCCCAGCGTATCCGGGACGTGCTCGGTTCGACGGTGAACCGGAAGGACCGTGCCTTCTTCCCGTTGCTCGCCGCCGGTATCTGCTCGCTGATCGCGGTCATGCCCCTGTTGCGGCCGGCGGTCGAAACCCCCGGAGACGCGACCGTACCGCCTCGGACGAGCATGCCCGGCGAACCGGCGGTTCCCGTCCGGATCGATACGGTGCCCGGTACGCAGCATCACGAAGATCCGGGTCCCGAGACGCAGGTCGCGCGGGCGGCAGACGCACCTCAAGCGCCGATCCGTCCAGCCATTCGCCGGACCATGGTAGACGGCCGGCCCGCGCCGCGCCGGTCCATGGCCGTCATGATGCAAAAACCGGCTGTCCGTCCCCCGGACGGGAAATTCGGATCCACGGAGCGCGAACGGATCAACCCCGCTGCGCTCGGACATGCCGCCGCCCCGGTCATCCCGGCTCGGACCCTGTCTGCGGGCAACCAGGTCAGGCAGGGACGGATCGAGGTGCAGGGCGTGGGCCGGACCGGCAATGAGCTGTTCGATCCCGGTACGGTCTCCCTGAGCGCCGGCTATTTCATTACTCCGACCCACCAGTTCGGCGGCGTGTTTTCCATTCGAAGGCCCAACGATACGGAAGCCTTTGACAATACACAGCGGTCCTCCGGCGCCCCGTACGGCGGTTCCCTCCTTCGAGCCCGGAGGCTGGCCGGTTTCGGTTCCTCGTCGGCGCAAGGGACGGTGATTGAGACCTCCGATGAAGAGCAGGCCGAACGGATCACCCGGATCGGCGCCTTCTACCGGTACAATCTGCTCGTTCCGGGCGATTCCTTCACGCCTTTCTTCGGATGGGGCGCCGGCATGGAGATCAGGCCGCAGAACCGGAACATGACCATCATCGACGCCGGGGTCGGGCTGCGATACTTCTGGGAACGGCACGTCGCCGTGGTCGTACAGGCATCCTACCGGAAGGAACTGGATGTCATCTCTCGTCCTTACCCGGAGATGACACTGGGCTTTTCCGCGATCTTCTAG
- a CDS encoding NTP transferase domain-containing protein, protein MDHHPRRAAPALIIAGGAGVRLQAVTGPVPKPLLKLCGVPLIKRIILTAARAGVTRFVIVTGYEADRFHEVLSNDPGLDALEIEWVHNERWHLPNGVSALAARSRLAEPFVLLMADHLFEQRTLERLLEEPVTDGECLLAVDRKIDRVYDVDDATKVEVHGDKVVRIDKELQAFNAVDTGMFLCTPALFDALDTVEGPEGCALSDGIRALAAEGRMRAFDVGDGYWQDVDTPEMLAHGEKALLGRLVKPTDGWVSRHINRPVSTRISRWLVRTPVTPNMVTLATFLTGLAGAWSVLDGTYWPVLLGALLFQVSSILDGCDGEVAVLTFRESKYGSWLDTITDNLTYLAFFAAVVWAYAGGSGETVIRTLGLGSVAVVAVSILVMYYYLLQTGGSGSLVRFNRAFEEHAVGRRRHLFSRLLNLFRMMAKRDFFTMLLLCFAALDLLNWMFWTVTAGGLAMGLAIFISTGRLLARDRAVAGDMRS, encoded by the coding sequence ATGGATCATCATCCCCGAAGAGCGGCCCCGGCGCTCATCATCGCCGGCGGCGCGGGAGTGCGCCTTCAGGCCGTCACCGGTCCGGTGCCCAAACCCCTGTTGAAGCTGTGCGGCGTACCGTTGATCAAGCGGATCATACTGACGGCCGCGCGGGCCGGCGTAACGCGGTTCGTGATCGTAACGGGGTACGAGGCCGACCGGTTTCACGAGGTCCTTTCAAACGATCCCGGTCTGGACGCCCTCGAGATCGAATGGGTCCACAATGAACGATGGCATCTGCCCAACGGGGTTTCCGCCCTGGCCGCCCGCTCCCGCCTGGCGGAACCGTTCGTGCTGCTCATGGCCGATCACCTCTTCGAGCAACGGACGCTGGAGCGTCTGCTCGAGGAACCGGTGACCGATGGGGAGTGCCTGCTCGCCGTCGACCGGAAAATCGACCGCGTGTACGACGTGGACGACGCGACCAAGGTCGAAGTGCACGGGGATAAGGTGGTGCGCATCGATAAGGAACTGCAAGCGTTCAACGCGGTCGACACCGGCATGTTCCTCTGTACGCCGGCCCTGTTCGACGCCCTCGATACCGTGGAAGGACCGGAGGGCTGCGCGTTGAGCGACGGCATCCGGGCGCTTGCCGCGGAAGGGCGGATGCGCGCCTTCGACGTGGGCGATGGTTACTGGCAGGACGTGGATACGCCCGAGATGCTGGCCCATGGCGAAAAGGCCCTGCTGGGTCGCCTGGTAAAACCCACCGACGGCTGGGTGTCCCGGCATATCAACCGGCCGGTTTCGACCCGCATCAGCCGGTGGCTGGTCCGGACGCCGGTCACTCCGAACATGGTGACCCTGGCCACATTCCTTACCGGCCTGGCCGGGGCGTGGTCCGTGCTGGACGGCACCTACTGGCCGGTGCTGCTGGGCGCGCTGCTGTTCCAGGTTTCGTCCATCCTCGACGGCTGCGACGGGGAAGTGGCGGTGCTGACCTTCCGCGAATCGAAATACGGCTCGTGGCTCGACACGATCACGGACAACCTGACCTACCTGGCGTTCTTCGCGGCCGTGGTCTGGGCCTACGCGGGCGGCTCCGGGGAAACGGTAATCCGGACCCTCGGCCTGGGATCCGTCGCCGTGGTGGCCGTCTCGATTCTCGTGATGTACTACTATCTGCTGCAGACCGGGGGGAGCGGCAGCCTTGTCCGGTTCAACCGGGCCTTCGAAGAGCACGCCGTCGGGCGACGGCGCCACCTCTTCTCCAGGCTGCTCAACCTGTTCAGGATGATGGCCAAACGGGATTTCTTTACCATGCTGCTGCTGTGCTTCGCCGCCCTCGACCTGCTGAACTGGATGTTCTGGACCGTTACGGCCGGCGGCCTGGCCATGGGCCTGGCCATATTCATTTCGACGGGAAGGCTGCTGGCGCGTGACCGGGCGGTGGCCGGGGACATGCGCTCATGA
- a CDS encoding methyltransferase domain-containing protein: MSGLLDRARGLFALRLRKDFNFRRAQETVPALRWLKPRKGERILDIGCGEGTYDYRVALRGARVFGFDLDRNQLRRAQVHHKTPFTGFVCAHSDAFPLRSGQFDTVMSLCVFEHLPDDRQTLREMWRVLRPGGRILLTLDSLSLEEIGEPWRDEHRKRHSVLQFYTHPSVGSLLEACGFRLIRHRYLLRSRLDLALIRLSYATERMHAVPAAVIRLGLVSAGRMISAVFNLFTGNQRGWTLLIEADRMTPGPANPPS, encoded by the coding sequence ATGAGCGGGTTGCTGGACCGTGCAAGGGGACTCTTCGCCCTCCGGCTCAGGAAGGACTTCAACTTCCGCAGGGCCCAGGAAACGGTCCCCGCGTTACGCTGGCTGAAGCCGCGCAAAGGCGAGCGTATTCTCGATATCGGCTGCGGAGAAGGGACCTATGACTACCGGGTCGCCCTACGGGGCGCCCGGGTGTTCGGTTTCGACCTGGACCGGAACCAGTTGCGCCGTGCCCAGGTCCACCACAAGACGCCCTTCACGGGTTTCGTCTGTGCCCATTCGGACGCGTTCCCCCTTCGGTCGGGGCAGTTCGACACGGTCATGAGCCTGTGTGTCTTCGAGCACCTGCCGGACGACAGGCAGACGCTGCGTGAGATGTGGCGCGTGTTGCGGCCCGGGGGGCGCATCCTGCTGACGCTGGACAGCCTGAGCCTCGAGGAGATCGGCGAGCCCTGGCGCGACGAGCACCGGAAGCGCCACAGCGTCCTGCAATTCTATACGCACCCGTCGGTCGGCTCGTTGCTGGAAGCCTGTGGATTCAGACTGATCAGGCACCGGTACCTGCTTCGTTCCCGGCTGGACCTGGCGTTGATCCGGCTGAGCTACGCCACGGAGCGCATGCACGCGGTCCCGGCGGCGGTGATCCGGTTGGGACTGGTATCGGCCGGCAGGATGATATCCGCGGTCTTCAACCTGTTCACCGGGAATCAACGGGGATGGACCCTGTTGATCGAAGCGGACAGGATGACCCCCGGTCCGGCGAATCCCCCATCATGA
- a CDS encoding oligosaccharide flippase family protein, producing MDPVDRSGQDDPRSGESPIMTRTQEQPAPARSRSDASTIARGAAVNFIGTVARLIKSVSFIVLTRLFGAEIFGLYMLGWTIVDLVSKVGQFSLDKGLVNFIPRMREDGETEAIHRTIAQALGVGLLLSAGVGAALYAGAAPLADGLLDKPRLAGMLRLLAVGLPLIALTQIILGVTRAHKVMKYDAMVRGAVEPLVLFGAACVLFYAGWRTYGIAAAHLAALACGLLYAVYVFTRFYSWRACLAHLRALRAVTPLTRFSLPVMGYELVYMFMIRLDVLMVGYFLPAAQVGVYVIAVEIALVTKKVRQWFDPVFSPIVAELNHRNDLRRLELNLRLVTRWVLTIGLAFLCVVSLVGNELLGLFGPEFVAGFMTMVVLAMSQVVYAAMGSGDTVLIMSGRPWLNLVNTVAVVVVNFVLNLWLIPALGILGAALGTLAAFGLLTLIRLAEVYHLFRILPLSWRILKPCAAAVPAFACAYLAGVYATDIPWLRMAALPTIFLAAYLGVLGLLGLEEDDRVALRRLRGRGGP from the coding sequence ATGGACCCTGTTGATCGAAGCGGACAGGATGACCCCCGGTCCGGCGAATCCCCCATCATGACACGTACCCAGGAGCAACCGGCTCCGGCCCGGTCCCGGTCCGACGCATCGACGATCGCCCGGGGCGCGGCCGTCAATTTCATTGGAACGGTAGCGCGGCTGATCAAGTCCGTGTCGTTCATCGTCCTAACGCGGCTGTTCGGCGCCGAGATCTTCGGTCTGTACATGCTCGGGTGGACGATCGTGGACCTCGTGTCGAAGGTCGGCCAGTTCTCGCTGGACAAGGGGCTGGTCAATTTCATCCCGCGCATGCGCGAGGACGGGGAAACGGAGGCCATCCACCGGACCATCGCGCAGGCCCTGGGCGTGGGCCTGCTGCTGAGCGCGGGGGTCGGCGCCGCGCTCTATGCCGGTGCGGCCCCACTGGCGGACGGCCTGCTCGACAAGCCCCGGCTTGCCGGCATGCTGCGGCTGCTGGCGGTCGGCCTGCCGCTCATCGCCCTGACCCAGATCATCCTGGGCGTCACCCGGGCGCACAAGGTCATGAAGTACGACGCCATGGTCCGGGGCGCGGTCGAGCCGCTGGTGCTGTTCGGAGCGGCCTGTGTCCTGTTCTACGCGGGGTGGCGCACCTACGGCATCGCCGCGGCCCACCTGGCCGCGCTGGCCTGCGGCCTGCTATACGCCGTTTACGTGTTCACCCGATTCTATTCCTGGCGGGCCTGTCTCGCCCACCTGCGCGCACTGCGGGCCGTCACACCGCTGACCCGCTTCTCGCTCCCGGTTATGGGCTATGAACTGGTCTACATGTTCATGATCCGCCTGGACGTGCTCATGGTCGGCTACTTTCTGCCGGCCGCACAGGTGGGCGTTTACGTGATCGCGGTCGAAATCGCCCTGGTGACCAAGAAAGTCCGGCAGTGGTTCGACCCCGTTTTCAGTCCCATCGTGGCCGAACTGAATCACCGCAACGACCTGCGGCGGCTGGAGCTCAATCTGCGGCTGGTCACCCGGTGGGTGCTGACCATCGGCCTGGCGTTCCTCTGCGTGGTGTCGCTGGTCGGAAATGAATTGCTTGGACTTTTCGGACCCGAATTCGTTGCGGGATTCATGACGATGGTCGTCCTGGCCATGAGCCAGGTCGTCTACGCCGCCATGGGTTCGGGCGATACCGTGCTCATCATGTCGGGCCGGCCCTGGCTGAATCTCGTGAACACCGTCGCGGTCGTGGTGGTCAATTTCGTCCTGAACCTGTGGCTGATACCGGCCCTGGGCATCCTGGGCGCAGCCCTGGGAACGCTGGCGGCGTTCGGACTGTTGACGCTGATCCGCCTGGCCGAAGTGTATCACCTGTTCCGGATCCTTCCCCTGTCCTGGCGCATCCTGAAGCCATGCGCCGCGGCGGTCCCCGCCTTCGCGTGCGCATACCTGGCGGGCGTCTACGCGACTGATATCCCGTGGCTTCGCATGGCCGCGCTGCCCACGATCTTCCTGGCCGCCTACCTGGGCGTACTGGGTCTCCTGGGGTTGGAGGAGGATGACCGGGTCGCCCTTCGGCGCTTGCGCGGACGGGGCGGACCATGA
- a CDS encoding TolC family protein — MERPSLFVGSIGGRARLIYLRKGAFSITVGRRMRRVGDYGDHSESATTLIMAGRRPQLSRRVDPYGVKTPARSGGIVFRVLAHILAVSLIAGPVFAHGPGGSDQADQDNQAVQADQAAQAAQAVRMTLEQCVDRALRVSPDIEQAILTVEGLEARLSEARFAGITPRLQWTNIFGPAPGIEGDTEEIETIRSDLTDLGVFSRTQIELVQPLYTFGKLSNAKKAAGYGLEAGEAAVESRKFEVAFQVKKLFYGLVLAGELRDIILDSVEKVQEARDRVNEMIEEDSEDVGQNDLLKIDVFEFEVQQSRARTEKSIEMGKAALKTLLEIDRSVDFDIVHRAAEIETADLEELDVYIERAKNRRYDIRQLRAGVLARRALLKVARSDFYPQIALAGSLQWGIAPHRPELDNPFLRDEFNFLRGGAVITLRQNFNFGLTRAKYLARKVELEALVSKESQAMSAVALQVEQTYRDVIEARTNVVNSDRALRSARAWLTSAQLGFDVTGDSSELLDAFTAHAKMQQAHRQSMYQYRVSLAELDHVTGNGIYNGRR; from the coding sequence ATGGAGCGGCCATCGCTATTTGTTGGATCAATAGGTGGGCGGGCGCGTTTAATATACTTGAGAAAGGGCGCATTTTCGATTACGGTGGGTCGTCGCATGAGGCGAGTCGGCGATTACGGCGACCACAGTGAGTCGGCGACTACATTGATTATGGCGGGTCGGCGACCACAGTTATCACGGCGCGTCGACCCGTACGGTGTGAAGACCCCTGCGAGAAGCGGAGGCATCGTGTTTCGTGTTCTGGCCCACATCCTGGCGGTATCGCTGATTGCGGGGCCGGTATTCGCGCATGGTCCGGGAGGATCCGACCAGGCCGACCAGGATAACCAGGCCGTCCAGGCCGACCAGGCCGCCCAGGCCGCCCAGGCCGTCCGGATGACGCTGGAACAATGCGTCGACCGGGCGTTGCGGGTCAGCCCGGATATCGAACAGGCGATCCTTACCGTCGAAGGCCTGGAAGCCAGGTTGAGCGAAGCGAGATTCGCGGGCATCACGCCCCGGTTGCAGTGGACCAATATCTTCGGTCCCGCGCCGGGCATAGAAGGCGATACGGAAGAGATCGAGACCATCCGGAGCGACTTGACCGATCTGGGCGTTTTCTCACGCACGCAGATCGAACTGGTCCAGCCGCTGTACACCTTCGGGAAGCTCAGCAACGCGAAGAAGGCGGCCGGATACGGTCTCGAAGCGGGCGAGGCAGCCGTGGAATCCCGTAAGTTCGAGGTGGCGTTCCAGGTGAAGAAGTTGTTCTATGGACTCGTACTGGCGGGGGAACTCAGGGACATCATCCTGGATAGCGTAGAAAAGGTACAGGAGGCCCGGGACCGCGTAAACGAGATGATCGAGGAGGACTCGGAAGACGTCGGCCAGAACGACCTGTTGAAAATCGATGTCTTCGAATTCGAAGTGCAGCAGAGCCGGGCGCGGACCGAGAAGTCGATCGAAATGGGGAAGGCGGCGCTGAAGACCCTACTCGAAATAGACCGCTCCGTTGATTTCGATATCGTCCATAGGGCCGCGGAGATCGAAACGGCGGACCTCGAAGAACTGGACGTTTATATAGAACGGGCGAAGAACCGGCGGTACGACATCCGGCAGCTGAGGGCCGGAGTGCTGGCCCGCCGGGCGCTGCTGAAGGTGGCCAGGAGCGACTTCTACCCCCAGATCGCCCTGGCGGGATCGCTCCAGTGGGGCATCGCACCGCACAGGCCGGAGCTCGACAATCCTTTTCTCAGGGACGAGTTCAATTTCCTTCGCGGCGGCGCCGTAATTACCTTGCGCCAGAACTTCAATTTCGGCCTGACCCGCGCGAAGTACCTAGCCCGGAAGGTGGAACTGGAAGCGCTGGTGAGCAAGGAATCCCAGGCGATGAGCGCCGTCGCGCTGCAGGTGGAGCAGACCTACCGCGACGTGATTGAGGCCCGTACCAACGTAGTCAACAGCGACCGGGCCCTTCGCTCCGCCAGGGCATGGCTGACATCGGCTCAACTGGGTTTCGACGTTACCGGAGACAGTTCGGAACTGCTGGATGCGTTTACCGCGCATGCGAAGATGCAACAGGCGCACCGGCAGTCGATGTACCAGTACCGGGTTTCGTTGGCCGAACTCGATCATGTGACCGGCAACGGGATTTACAATGGACGGCGCTGA
- a CDS encoding DUF3047 domain-containing protein, with translation MGMNHRRGETDMGRGISAGKARGTPAGKPRGWPSGRAFGLLAGAGLLICAAFIDPPSVLRTDTDPQVLTARESRTAWTVWPQTAAFVSGVSRADHADHASLPQRGDNHRKSITIDDFDDSAPGGFPLTWKAWRGDDDLARTLYTIREEKDNRYLHAADDGSSIIILKQVSEWDANEYPVLSWRWRATVLPEDGDERIRSKNDSSVAVYVVLDQNFIGVPKTLKYVWSTTVPVGTHYRREGIGRPHVIVLESGEEKLGQWVEESVDVHADYVRIFGKKPPRKAVGIGILTDGNATGTDSKGDYDDFVVYRRDTGS, from the coding sequence ATGGGAATGAACCATAGGCGTGGGGAGACGGACATGGGACGTGGTATATCGGCGGGCAAGGCGCGGGGCACGCCGGCAGGAAAGCCTCGTGGTTGGCCGTCCGGCAGGGCCTTCGGTTTGCTGGCAGGCGCCGGCCTGCTGATCTGCGCCGCGTTCATCGATCCGCCTTCCGTCCTTCGCACGGACACGGATCCACAGGTGCTGACGGCCCGGGAATCCAGGACGGCCTGGACGGTCTGGCCGCAGACCGCCGCATTCGTTTCGGGCGTCTCGCGGGCGGACCATGCTGACCATGCGTCCCTTCCCCAGCGTGGCGACAATCATCGTAAGTCCATCACGATTGATGACTTCGACGATTCGGCCCCGGGCGGCTTTCCCCTGACCTGGAAAGCCTGGCGTGGCGACGATGACCTGGCCCGAACTTTGTACACGATCCGTGAGGAGAAGGACAACCGGTATCTCCACGCGGCCGACGACGGCTCCTCCATCATCATTCTCAAGCAAGTCAGCGAATGGGATGCGAACGAATACCCGGTGCTGTCCTGGCGGTGGAGGGCGACGGTCCTGCCCGAAGACGGCGATGAACGCATCCGTTCCAAAAACGACAGTTCCGTGGCCGTATACGTGGTCCTGGACCAGAACTTCATCGGCGTGCCCAAGACCCTGAAATATGTCTGGAGCACCACCGTTCCCGTCGGTACGCACTACCGCCGCGAAGGCATCGGCCGTCCCCACGTGATCGTGCTCGAGAGCGGGGAGGAGAAACTCGGACAGTGGGTCGAGGAGTCGGTCGACGTGCATGCGGACTATGTCCGGATCTTCGGGAAGAAGCCGCCCCGGAAAGCCGTCGGGATCGGCATTCTGACGGATGGCAACGCGACGGGAACGGATTCGAAGGGAGACTACGACGACTTCGTGGTTTATCGCCGGGACACCGGGTCCTGA
- a CDS encoding ABC transporter substrate-binding protein, producing the protein MHVNRRAVRRLGCFAAWAAVSLLAFGSYAQKYSPIETLKQRDAALRALDGATTEAAIDSLVRHAVVSGFDFERHSRISLGRHWRERTDNEREEFVSVLRRWTESRALDKLRKRSDRTTYDGEETRGTRSLVRTTVWYKGTKTLVDYKMELKEGEWLIYDMVIDGASVALANRDAFYKKISRTSYDELLNTLRAKTLEIE; encoded by the coding sequence ATGCATGTGAATCGCCGTGCGGTCCGCCGCCTGGGATGCTTTGCCGCCTGGGCTGCGGTGTCGCTGCTGGCTTTCGGGAGTTACGCGCAGAAATACTCGCCCATCGAAACGCTGAAGCAGCGGGACGCCGCGCTCCGCGCCCTGGACGGGGCCACCACCGAAGCGGCAATAGACAGCCTGGTACGCCACGCCGTCGTCTCCGGGTTCGATTTCGAACGGCACAGCCGCATTTCACTCGGCAGGCACTGGCGGGAGCGGACGGACAACGAGCGGGAGGAGTTCGTTTCGGTCCTGCGCAGGTGGACCGAAAGCCGGGCCCTCGACAAGCTGCGCAAGCGGTCGGACAGGACGACCTACGACGGAGAAGAGACCCGGGGCACCCGGTCGCTGGTGAGAACGACGGTATGGTACAAGGGCACCAAAACGCTCGTCGACTACAAGATGGAGCTTAAGGAAGGGGAATGGCTCATCTATGACATGGTGATAGACGGGGCGAGCGTCGCGCTGGCCAATCGGGATGCTTTCTACAAGAAGATCAGCAGGACCTCCTACGACGAACTGCTCAACACCCTGCGTGCGAAAACCCTTGAAATCGAGTAG
- a CDS encoding alkaline phosphatase family protein — translation MFLGDGMAATVYNRCFFFLVDGAREDVMRKLIEAGELPSLRRYVLDRGDYRKAVTSFPSTTGPAHVPFLTGCTPGTCNLPGIRWFDRSRPEGFTHFGQARSYVGPGGLCIDSDLRDGIQTAFEYFDRPAGVFSLFNKGLGIFENRTLLTRNWYLYYAHLSGRWQVMDAAAWRYIDRAVDRGVDFLSVVFPAVDEYSHYTDPFSDTTLEAYRAFDRGFGRLAERLQRLNRLDDTLLVVSSDHGLTSTHTHFELWSFLDEIGFNTLYYPRILRSGCDAAMMVSGNGMAHIYLKKGETWKERPSYDEIRALGETDPIEALLEQEAVDLVAATREDSVIVCGRRGISEIREVSGGIAYRVLEGKDPFGYGGMPAEASDEQMLSATFDTDYPDAPYQLLRVFGSPRSGDMIVSARQGYDLRYRHEHPEHKSTHGSLHRDHMHVPLMMNTDIAAECVRTVDVFPAMLNLTGRTVKGTIDGRDSVTAAPRAVA, via the coding sequence ATGTTTTTAGGAGACGGGATGGCGGCGACGGTCTATAATCGATGTTTTTTTTTCCTCGTCGACGGCGCACGGGAAGACGTTATGCGGAAATTGATCGAGGCCGGCGAACTTCCGTCCCTGCGGCGGTACGTCCTCGACCGGGGAGATTACCGGAAAGCGGTGACCTCGTTCCCGTCCACGACCGGTCCGGCCCATGTGCCCTTTCTGACCGGCTGTACGCCCGGTACGTGCAATCTCCCCGGCATCCGCTGGTTCGACCGGTCCCGGCCGGAGGGGTTTACCCATTTCGGGCAGGCGCGCAGTTACGTGGGACCGGGAGGATTGTGTATCGACAGCGATCTGAGGGACGGTATCCAAACCGCCTTCGAATACTTCGACCGCCCGGCGGGGGTGTTCAGCTTATTTAACAAAGGGTTGGGCATATTCGAAAACCGAACGTTGCTGACCAGGAACTGGTACTTGTATTACGCCCATTTATCCGGCCGTTGGCAGGTCATGGACGCAGCGGCCTGGAGGTACATCGACCGGGCCGTCGACCGGGGCGTTGATTTCCTGTCGGTCGTATTCCCGGCGGTGGACGAATACTCCCATTACACCGATCCGTTTTCGGACACCACGTTGGAGGCCTACCGGGCATTCGACCGGGGATTCGGCAGGCTGGCGGAGCGGCTTCAGCGGCTGAACAGGCTGGACGACACGCTTCTCGTGGTCTCCAGCGATCATGGCCTGACCTCCACCCACACGCATTTCGAGCTATGGTCCTTTCTCGACGAAATCGGATTCAACACGCTGTACTATCCCCGGATCCTGCGCAGTGGATGCGACGCGGCAATGATGGTTTCGGGCAACGGCATGGCGCATATTTACCTGAAGAAGGGCGAGACCTGGAAAGAAAGGCCTTCATACGATGAGATCCGCGCACTGGGGGAAACCGATCCGATTGAAGCCCTGCTCGAGCAGGAGGCGGTGGACCTGGTGGCGGCGACCCGGGAGGACTCGGTCATCGTCTGCGGGCGCCGGGGGATCAGTGAAATCAGGGAGGTGTCCGGCGGTATCGCATACCGGGTGCTCGAGGGCAAGGATCCTTTCGGCTACGGCGGCATGCCGGCCGAAGCGTCCGATGAGCAGATGCTCTCCGCCACGTTCGACACGGACTATCCCGACGCGCCTTACCAACTGCTGCGCGTCTTCGGTTCGCCGCGGTCCGGAGACATGATCGTCAGCGCACGGCAGGGCTACGATCTGAGATACCGGCATGAACATCCCGAGCACAAGTCGACCCACGGTTCATTGCATCGCGACCATATGCACGTGCCTTTGATGATGAACACGGACATTGCGGCGGAATGCGTCCGCACCGTGGACGTGTTCCCCGCCATGCTGAACCTGACGGGACGCACCGTCAAGGGGACTATAGACGGCAGAGATTCCGTCACCGCCGCCCCGCGCGCGGTGGCGTAG